A region from the Eptesicus fuscus isolate TK198812 chromosome 1, DD_ASM_mEF_20220401, whole genome shotgun sequence genome encodes:
- the LOC103301599 gene encoding stAR-related lipid transfer protein 4 has protein sequence MFEISNNSRCMAPIQMSVRTLRSMRTLKLGEVVEEPVLKYKGDRDRRQGVEGLPDAAAFATKLKNILIQYHSIEDDKWHVAKKTRDVMIWRKPSEEFNGYLFKAQGIINYGVVNGIMDHIHPGPCRLDWDSLMTSLDILENFEDNCSVIHYTTAGQLWNIISPREFVDFSYTVDYNGGLLSCGISLDWSEKRPEFVHGYNHPCSWFCVPLKDNTSQSLLTGYIQMDLRGMIPQSAVDTAMASTLINFYGDLQKAL, from the exons ATGTTTGAAATCAGTAATAATTCCAGATGTATGGCTCCTATACAGATGTCAGTGAGAACCTTGCGGTCAATGAGAACCTTGAAACTTGGGGAAGTAGTAGAGGAGCCTGTGCTGAAATATAAAGGAGATAGGGACAGGAGACAGGGAG tggaaggcTTGCCTGATGCTGCTGCCTTTGCAACTAAACTTAAAAACATTCTCATCCAGTACCACAGCATTGAAGATGATAAGTGGCATGTTGCAAAGAAAACGAGAGATGTCATGATTTGGAGAAAACCTTCAGAAGAATTTAATGGGTACCTTTTCAAAGCCCAAGGTATTATAAATT ATGGTGTTGTTAATGGTATAATGGACCATATACACCCAGGTCCCTGTCGCTTGGATTGGGACAGCTTAATGACTTCATTGGACATTTTGGAGAACTTTGAAGATAATTGCTCTGTGATTCATTACACTACTGCTGGTCAGCTTTGGAATATCATTTCCCCAAGAGAGTTTGTTGATTTCTCCTACACTGTGGACTATAATGGAGGGCTTTTATCCTGTGGGATCAGCCTTGACTGGAGTGAGAAGAGACCAGAATTTGTTCATGGATATAACCATCCCTGCAGTTGGTTTTGTGTTCCACTTAAAGACAATACGAGCCAGAGTCTTTTGACAGGCTATATTCAGATGGATCTGCGTGGGATGATTCCTCAGTCTGCAGTAGACACAGCTATGGCAAGCACTTTAATCAACTTCTATGGTGATTTACAAAAAGCCTTATGA